A region from the Variovorax sp. RKNM96 genome encodes:
- a CDS encoding ABC transporter permease subunit: protein MSAVIDRVLEAPTAPGNWRRAGIEKAAPASFPVRTTEGFWLTGVLATAAWLALGLLTIYWPNKAVGFSDWAYTDEFGIAAIAVGALLLVVALLGSRAGRVARVLRPAGPWLVALPVLFAIWEIATAKLALLPTPFFAPPQSLVETYIDDWRRLGESLLHSARLLAHGFVLGALAGFLTGVTIGWSRIAGYWVHPVLRFVGPVPASALLPLAFFFFPSSYAAAVFLIALATGFPVAVLTWSGVAGVNRNYYDVARTMGASERFLVLRVAIPAALPQVFVGLFMGLGAAFSVLVTAEMMGVKAGLGFYLSWAQGWASYSNMYAALIVMAVLCSGLITLLFKVRDRVLSWQKGTVKW, encoded by the coding sequence ATGAGCGCCGTCATCGATCGGGTGCTGGAGGCGCCGACCGCGCCGGGGAACTGGCGACGTGCCGGCATCGAGAAGGCTGCGCCGGCTTCTTTCCCCGTGCGTACCACCGAAGGCTTCTGGCTGACCGGCGTGCTCGCGACGGCGGCATGGCTGGCCCTGGGCCTGCTCACGATCTACTGGCCGAACAAGGCGGTGGGCTTCAGCGACTGGGCGTACACGGACGAGTTCGGCATCGCCGCCATCGCCGTGGGGGCGCTGCTGCTGGTCGTCGCGTTGCTCGGGTCTCGCGCTGGTCGCGTGGCGCGCGTGCTGCGGCCTGCGGGTCCGTGGCTCGTCGCGCTGCCGGTGCTGTTCGCCATCTGGGAGATCGCGACCGCCAAGCTCGCGCTGCTCCCCACGCCGTTCTTCGCGCCGCCGCAGAGCCTGGTCGAAACCTACATCGATGACTGGCGGCGCCTTGGCGAAAGCCTGCTGCATTCGGCGCGCCTGCTCGCGCACGGTTTCGTGCTCGGTGCGCTCGCGGGCTTTCTCACAGGCGTGACCATCGGCTGGTCGCGCATCGCGGGCTACTGGGTGCATCCGGTGCTGCGTTTCGTGGGGCCGGTGCCGGCCTCGGCGCTGCTGCCGCTCGCGTTCTTCTTCTTTCCGTCGAGCTATGCGGCGGCGGTGTTCCTGATCGCACTCGCCACGGGCTTTCCGGTGGCGGTGCTCACCTGGTCGGGCGTGGCCGGTGTCAACCGCAACTACTACGACGTGGCGCGCACCATGGGTGCGAGCGAGCGCTTCCTGGTGTTGCGCGTGGCGATTCCCGCCGCGCTGCCGCAGGTGTTCGTCGGCCTCTTCATGGGGCTGGGCGCTGCGTTCTCCGTGCTCGTGACCGCCGAGATGATGGGCGTGAAGGCCGGCCTGGGCTTCTACCTGTCGTGGGCGCAAGGCTGGGCTTCGTACTCGAACATGTACGCCGCGCTGATCGTCATGGCCGTGCTGTGCTCGGGCCTCATCACGCTGCTCTTCAAGGTGCGCGACCGCGTGCTGTCGTGGCAGAAGGGGACCGTGAAGTGGTAG
- a CDS encoding ABC transporter substrate-binding protein produces the protein MTASLSRRSVLRTGAAAAVVASGGLIASQAFSQQARKLTFAWNAAAFCLSPVVVAQERGYFERNGLQVELINYTGSTDQLLESLATAKADAAVGMIHRWLKPLESGFDVKIVGSSHGGCVRLVGAKAAGVTNLASLKGKIIGVSDIASPGKNFFSILLAKNGIDADRDVTWRQYPADLLDIAVQKGEIHAIADGDPNVYLIEKRNKGAFVEVASNLSGEYKDKVCCIVGARGELVRKDKPTVAALVRSIAQASDYVAENPNESAKLFAKYSPKVPIEDLRALLGTLTHNHHPLGKNLRDEVEFYARDFRGVGVLKKTTDPVRFAEHVSFDPLA, from the coding sequence ATGACCGCATCTCTTTCACGCCGCAGTGTCTTGCGCACGGGCGCCGCTGCCGCCGTGGTCGCCTCGGGCGGCCTGATCGCCTCGCAGGCGTTCTCGCAGCAGGCGCGCAAGCTCACCTTCGCATGGAACGCCGCCGCGTTCTGCCTCTCGCCGGTGGTGGTGGCGCAGGAGCGCGGGTACTTCGAGCGCAACGGGCTGCAGGTCGAGCTGATCAACTACACCGGCTCCACTGACCAGTTGCTCGAATCGCTCGCCACCGCGAAGGCCGATGCGGCCGTGGGCATGATCCACCGCTGGCTCAAGCCGCTGGAGTCGGGCTTCGACGTGAAGATCGTCGGCAGCTCGCACGGCGGCTGCGTGCGCCTCGTGGGCGCCAAGGCCGCGGGCGTGACCAACCTCGCGAGCCTGAAGGGCAAGATCATCGGCGTGTCGGACATCGCGAGCCCCGGGAAGAATTTCTTCTCGATCCTGCTCGCGAAGAACGGCATCGACGCCGACCGCGACGTGACCTGGCGCCAGTACCCGGCCGACCTGCTCGACATCGCGGTGCAGAAGGGCGAGATCCACGCCATTGCCGATGGCGACCCGAACGTCTACCTTATCGAGAAGCGCAACAAGGGCGCATTCGTCGAGGTGGCGAGCAACCTCTCGGGCGAATACAAGGACAAGGTCTGCTGCATCGTCGGCGCGCGCGGCGAGCTGGTGCGCAAGGACAAGCCGACCGTCGCGGCGCTGGTGCGCTCCATCGCGCAGGCGTCGGACTACGTGGCAGAGAACCCGAACGAATCGGCCAAGCTCTTCGCCAAGTACTCGCCCAAGGTGCCGATCGAGGACCTGCGCGCATTGCTCGGCACGCTCACGCACAACCACCATCCGCTGGGCAAGAACCTGCGCGACGAGGTGGAGTTCTACGCACGCGATTTCCGCGGCGTCGGCGTGCTCAAGAAGACGACCGATCCGGTGCGCTTCGCGGAGCACGTGTCTTTCGATCCGCTGGCATGA